A genome region from Nocardiopsis exhalans includes the following:
- the abc-f gene encoding ribosomal protection-like ABC-F family protein: MLDARLRRRSQLALNQISKRYGDHTVLDRVSLTISPGERVGVIGDNGSGKSTLLRLLAGEEEPDNGELTVRAAGGVGYLPQTLEGVSGGIPNGTVGDAIDAALQDLRDLETRIHRTEATLGDATPEELDAYGDLLTEFEARDGYDADARVDAGLHGLGLPGLDRDRPLRTLSGGERSRLALAAMLAASPELLLLDEPTNDLDDRAVSWLEERLRKHRGTVVAVTHDRAFLSGVTDTVLEVDADTHQVSRYGNGYEGFLAAKAASRARWLREYEDWKQDLARQRRLADNHIAALQAIPRKMEKAAFGHGAFKMRGAAHGSMGRIRNAKERMARLTEQPVAPPPVPLRISAEFTGRLPDEEAEADPTPVAELERVRVEHRLDVGALSLAPGERVLVTGPNGAGKTTLVRVMSGELLPDTGRVALPERIGLLRQENAPVPAGQTVLQAYAAGRPGRPEGYRDELAALGFFRVGDLDRTVASLSVGQRRRIEVARLTSGAHDLLLLDEPTNHLSPGLVEELEEALTHYTGALVLVTHDRMMRERFVGRHLELHEGAVVADSEEG; encoded by the coding sequence ATGCTCGACGCCCGACTCCGACGCCGCTCCCAGCTCGCCCTGAACCAGATCAGCAAGCGCTACGGCGACCACACCGTCCTCGACCGCGTCAGCCTCACGATCAGCCCCGGTGAACGCGTCGGCGTGATCGGCGACAACGGTTCCGGCAAGAGCACCCTCCTACGCCTCCTCGCGGGCGAGGAGGAACCCGACAACGGGGAGCTCACCGTCCGGGCCGCGGGCGGTGTTGGCTACCTGCCCCAGACGCTCGAAGGAGTCTCCGGCGGGATACCGAACGGCACCGTCGGCGACGCGATCGACGCCGCGCTCCAGGACCTGCGGGACCTTGAAACCCGCATCCACCGGACCGAGGCGACCCTCGGCGACGCGACACCGGAGGAACTCGACGCCTACGGCGACCTCCTGACGGAGTTCGAGGCACGCGACGGCTACGACGCCGACGCCCGTGTCGACGCAGGCCTGCACGGCCTGGGCCTGCCCGGCCTGGACCGGGACCGTCCGCTGCGGACACTGTCCGGCGGCGAGCGTTCGAGGCTGGCCCTGGCCGCGATGCTGGCCGCCTCACCCGAGCTCCTCCTGCTGGACGAGCCCACCAACGACCTGGACGACCGCGCGGTCTCCTGGCTGGAGGAGCGGCTCCGCAAGCACCGGGGCACCGTCGTCGCCGTCACCCACGACCGGGCCTTCCTGTCCGGGGTGACCGACACGGTCCTCGAAGTGGACGCGGACACCCACCAGGTCAGCCGGTACGGCAACGGGTACGAGGGGTTCCTCGCCGCGAAGGCGGCGTCCCGGGCCCGCTGGCTCCGCGAGTACGAGGACTGGAAACAGGACCTGGCCAGGCAGCGGCGGCTGGCCGACAACCACATCGCCGCGCTACAGGCGATCCCGCGCAAGATGGAGAAGGCGGCGTTCGGCCACGGCGCGTTCAAGATGCGCGGCGCGGCACACGGTTCCATGGGTCGGATCCGCAACGCCAAGGAGAGGATGGCCCGACTGACCGAGCAACCGGTGGCACCGCCCCCGGTTCCGCTCCGGATCAGCGCCGAGTTCACCGGCCGCCTCCCCGACGAGGAGGCGGAGGCGGACCCGACCCCGGTCGCCGAACTGGAACGGGTCCGGGTGGAACACCGGCTGGACGTCGGTGCGTTGTCCCTGGCCCCCGGTGAGCGGGTCCTGGTCACCGGCCCGAACGGGGCGGGCAAGACCACCCTGGTCCGGGTCATGTCCGGGGAGCTGCTCCCCGATACCGGTCGGGTGGCCCTGCCCGAGCGGATCGGCCTGCTCCGGCAGGAGAACGCCCCGGTACCCGCGGGGCAGACCGTGCTCCAGGCCTACGCGGCCGGGCGCCCGGGTCGGCCGGAGGGGTACCGGGACGAGCTCGCCGCACTCGGATTCTTCCGGGTCGGCGACCTCGACCGGACGGTGGCTTCACTGTCCGTGGGGCAGCGCCGCAGGATCGAGGTGGCCCGGCTGACGTCGGGCGCCCACGACCTGCTGCTCCTGGACGAGCCCACCAACCACCTCTCCCCCGGCCTGGTGGAGGAGTTGGAGGAGGCACTGACCCACTACACGGGCGCCCTGGTGCTGGTGACACACGACCGGATGATGCGCGAACGCTTCGTCGGCCGCCACCTGGAACTACACGAGGGAGCCGTGGTCGCCGACTCCGAAGAGGGGTGA
- a CDS encoding PH domain-containing protein: protein MKLVASSNAAPASVNRYLLPHEQDVVTIRRHPAVLIGPVGAVLAALVFAAILSRTIGANSNATLALVWWLWLLVLVWFVWRVAEWSVDYFVITSARLLLTTGLITRQVNMMPLGKVTDMRFERTLLGRFLGYGTFVMESAGQDQALSRIAFIPYPEQLYLEVVGLIFKE from the coding sequence ATGAAGCTCGTAGCCTCGAGCAATGCGGCTCCAGCATCGGTGAACCGCTACCTCCTGCCCCATGAGCAGGACGTCGTGACCATCCGTCGGCACCCCGCGGTCCTCATCGGACCGGTGGGTGCGGTTCTGGCGGCCCTGGTCTTCGCGGCCATCCTGAGCAGGACGATCGGTGCCAACAGCAACGCGACGCTGGCCCTGGTCTGGTGGCTCTGGCTGCTGGTGCTGGTGTGGTTCGTCTGGCGGGTCGCCGAGTGGTCGGTCGACTACTTCGTGATCACGTCGGCGCGACTACTGCTGACCACGGGGCTGATCACCCGGCAGGTGAACATGATGCCGCTGGGCAAGGTCACCGACATGCGGTTCGAGAGAACACTGCTCGGCCGCTTCCTCGGGTACGGCACCTTCGTGATGGAGTCCGCCGGTCAGGACCAGGCGCTCAGCAGGATCGCTTTCATTCCCTACCCCGAGCAGCTCTACCTCGAGGTCGTGGGACTGATCTTCAAGGAGTAG
- the upp gene encoding uracil phosphoribosyltransferase, whose translation METLVVDHPLVAHKLTTLRDVRTDSPTFRRLTDELVTLLAYEATRDVRVTEVTIETPLVETTGTQLTRPTPLVVPILRAGLGMLDGMTRLLPTAEVGFLGMARDEETLQPATYADRLPQDLSGRQCYVLDPMLATGGTLAAALKLLVERGADHITAICLLVAPEGLVAVEQKLAETLPDDHGATLRVVTAAVDERLNENGFILPGLGDAGDRLYGCS comes from the coding sequence TTGGAAACCCTGGTCGTCGACCACCCCTTGGTCGCGCACAAACTGACCACCCTGCGCGACGTGCGGACCGACTCACCGACCTTCCGACGGCTGACGGACGAGCTGGTCACCCTGCTCGCCTACGAGGCGACGCGGGACGTGCGCGTGACAGAGGTCACCATCGAGACCCCGCTCGTGGAGACCACCGGCACCCAGCTGACGCGCCCCACCCCGCTGGTGGTCCCGATCCTGCGCGCCGGACTGGGCATGCTCGACGGCATGACCCGCCTGCTGCCCACCGCCGAGGTCGGCTTCCTGGGCATGGCGCGCGACGAGGAAACCCTCCAGCCCGCCACCTACGCCGACCGGCTCCCGCAGGACCTGTCGGGCCGCCAGTGCTACGTGCTGGACCCGATGCTGGCCACCGGCGGCACCCTGGCCGCGGCGCTCAAGCTGCTCGTGGAGCGCGGCGCCGACCACATCACCGCGATCTGCCTCCTGGTGGCACCCGAGGGCCTGGTGGCCGTGGAGCAGAAGCTGGCCGAAACCCTGCCCGACGACCACGGCGCGACGCTGCGCGTGGTGACCGCGGCGGTGGACGAGCGGCTGAACGAGAACGGCTTCATCCTCCCGGGGCTGGGCGACGCGGGCGACCGCCTGTACGGCTGCTCCTGA
- a CDS encoding tRNA adenosine deaminase-associated protein, with protein sequence MTVLDHGDDDSGDFAAVAYREEEYWDVDLLPVALTHDLKGLIHALRQQPSISGSLGLVSVGDDFFIIVRVYGGEVSLFLSDVTASVDWQVARDVLDYLDIDLPDDDDLDQVLPAGDLSVVADLGLDEMELGALAGDLDLYPDEVLASVSERLGFAQSFQRVLDGMG encoded by the coding sequence ATGACAGTGCTCGATCATGGTGACGACGACTCGGGTGACTTCGCGGCCGTCGCGTACAGGGAAGAGGAGTACTGGGATGTCGATCTTCTCCCCGTAGCGCTGACGCACGATCTCAAGGGGCTCATCCACGCCCTGCGCCAACAGCCGAGTATCAGCGGATCCCTCGGGCTGGTGTCGGTCGGCGACGACTTCTTCATCATCGTCCGGGTGTACGGCGGGGAGGTCTCCCTCTTCCTGTCCGATGTCACCGCTTCGGTCGACTGGCAGGTCGCCCGGGACGTCCTGGACTACCTGGACATCGACCTCCCGGACGACGACGACCTCGACCAGGTCCTGCCCGCGGGCGACCTGTCCGTGGTCGCGGACCTGGGCCTGGACGAGATGGAGCTGGGCGCTCTCGCCGGCGACCTCGACCTGTATCCGGACGAGGTGCTCGCGAGCGTGTCCGAGCGGCTGGGATTCGCCCAGTCCTTCCAGCGTGTCCTGGACGGCATGGGGTAG
- a CDS encoding tRNA adenosine deaminase-associated protein: MSTFAAVFAPNGKTWRGSEVDLGDVEVIDDITDLMMDLATDWGSELALLLMEADDEWFAVVRVDESDPDPRVYLSDGRVVHDHPLAGVLSEAGGLGAPVPAESAGARPDPRPDGEGDLLTDLGVTEDELSDLSVGGGVLPSDVLAVVAERAGFAELLDSMRL, translated from the coding sequence GTGTCGACCTTCGCAGCCGTCTTCGCTCCGAACGGGAAGACGTGGCGGGGAAGTGAGGTCGATCTCGGTGACGTGGAGGTCATCGACGACATCACCGACCTCATGATGGACCTCGCCACGGACTGGGGCAGTGAGCTGGCCCTGCTCCTGATGGAGGCGGACGACGAGTGGTTCGCCGTCGTCCGGGTGGACGAGTCCGATCCGGATCCGAGGGTCTACCTCTCCGACGGCCGGGTGGTGCACGACCATCCGCTGGCCGGGGTGCTCTCCGAAGCGGGCGGACTCGGTGCCCCGGTGCCCGCTGAGAGCGCGGGCGCGCGCCCCGATCCCAGGCCGGACGGCGAAGGGGACCTGCTCACCGACCTCGGCGTGACCGAGGACGAGCTCTCCGACCTGTCCGTGGGCGGCGGTGTACTGCCCAGCGACGTGCTCGCCGTGGTCGCCGAGCGTGCCGGTTTCGCCGAGCTCCTCGACTCGATGAGGCTGTGA
- a CDS encoding nucleoside deaminase, translating into MLEALAEAELALATDDVPVGAVVLGPDGAVLGRGHNTREADGDPTGHAEVLALRAAARAHGEWRLSGCTLVVTLEPCVMCAGATVLSRVDRLVYGARDAKAGAAGSVWDLVRDPRQNHRPEVVPPDLISKDIAERCSDLLIRFFARRRVR; encoded by the coding sequence GTGCTCGAGGCCCTGGCCGAGGCCGAGCTGGCCCTGGCCACCGACGACGTCCCGGTGGGTGCGGTGGTGCTCGGGCCCGACGGAGCGGTCCTGGGCCGCGGGCACAACACGCGCGAGGCCGACGGGGACCCGACCGGGCACGCCGAGGTGCTGGCGCTGCGTGCGGCGGCTCGGGCGCACGGCGAGTGGCGGCTGTCCGGATGCACCCTGGTGGTCACCCTGGAGCCCTGTGTGATGTGCGCGGGGGCCACGGTGCTCTCCCGGGTGGACCGCCTGGTCTACGGGGCGCGCGACGCCAAGGCGGGCGCGGCTGGTTCGGTGTGGGACCTGGTCCGGGACCCCCGGCAGAACCACCGTCCGGAAGTAGTTCCACCCGACCTGATCAGCAAAGACATCGCCGAAAGGTGCTCGGATCTGCTGATTCGATTTTTCGCACGGCGCCGAGTCCGGTAG
- a CDS encoding PadR family transcriptional regulator: protein MSLPHAILTALLEKPSSGLELTRRFDRSIGYFWSATHQQIYRELGKLEKAGHIRALPADSPTRGQKKEYEVLAPGREELERWVGQQEEPRALRDPLMLRLRATGVVGVGEDLLAELRRHRALHAARLAEYREFQRRDAARDHGTERDRVQGLVLQGGIDLELFWVNWLDKAIDDLAGPEHTPASQGG, encoded by the coding sequence ATGTCCCTGCCCCACGCGATCCTGACCGCCCTGCTGGAGAAGCCCTCCTCCGGACTGGAACTCACCCGGCGCTTCGACCGCTCCATCGGGTACTTCTGGTCCGCCACCCACCAGCAGATCTATCGCGAGCTGGGCAAGCTGGAGAAGGCCGGGCACATCCGGGCGCTGCCCGCGGACTCGCCCACCCGGGGCCAGAAGAAGGAGTACGAGGTACTGGCCCCGGGCCGGGAGGAGCTGGAGCGCTGGGTCGGGCAGCAGGAGGAGCCGCGTGCCCTGCGCGACCCCCTGATGCTGCGCCTGCGCGCGACGGGGGTCGTGGGAGTGGGCGAGGACCTGTTGGCGGAACTGCGCCGCCACCGTGCGCTGCACGCCGCCCGGCTGGCGGAGTACCGGGAGTTCCAGCGGCGCGACGCCGCCCGCGACCACGGGACCGAGCGCGATCGGGTCCAGGGGCTGGTGCTCCAGGGCGGTATCGACCTGGAACTGTTCTGGGTGAACTGGCTGGACAAGGCCATCGACGACCTGGCCGGCCCCGAGCACACGCCCGCTTCGCAGGGCGGCTGA
- a CDS encoding NADPH-dependent 2,4-dienoyl-CoA reductase produces MSEYPHLLEPLDLGFTTLRNRVIMGSMHVGLEEVPGGFERMAAFYAERARGGVGLIVTGGIAPNPEGATFTGSAKLTNDDEVAEHRVITEAVHRDGGRIAMQILHTGRYAFSEQSVSASALQAPISPFVPHELTDEEIERTIEDFVRCAELAQRAGYDGVEVMGSEGYLINQFIAPATNKREDRWGGSFDNRVRLPLEIVRRVRERVGADFILIYRLSMLDLVPDGSTYDEVVELGRRIETAGADIINTGIGWHEARVPTIATSVPRGAYTWITQRLKKELTVPVVAVNRINTPEVAERIIAEGQADMVSLARPMLADAAFVAKAEAGRAEEINTCIGCNQACLDHTFSLKITSCLVNPRACHETELVLSPTRTRKNVAVVGAGPAGLAFSVSAAEVGHSVTLFDSAAEIGGQLNMARRVPGKEEFNETLRYFRVQLDKHGVDLRLNTTVTAGDLDGYDEVVLATGVTPRTPPIPGVDHASVVSYVDVLRGGAEVGERVAIIGAGGIGFDVAEFLTDGGDDASQDPDTFFRLWGVDTDYRERGGLGTPERPAPPRRVHLLQRKTSKVGKNLGKTTGWIHRLELRHRGVEMVAGADYRRIDDEGLHLTVDGEERVLDVDTVVVCAGQDPRRDLAEELTAAGRTVHLIGGADVAAELDAKRAIKQGTELAAAL; encoded by the coding sequence ATGAGCGAGTACCCCCACCTTCTGGAACCCCTGGACCTGGGCTTCACCACCCTCAGGAACCGCGTGATCATGGGCTCCATGCACGTCGGCCTGGAGGAGGTCCCCGGCGGTTTCGAGAGGATGGCCGCCTTCTACGCCGAACGCGCCCGCGGCGGGGTCGGCCTCATCGTCACCGGCGGCATCGCCCCCAACCCCGAGGGCGCCACCTTCACCGGCAGCGCCAAGCTCACCAACGACGACGAGGTCGCCGAGCACCGGGTCATCACCGAGGCCGTGCACCGCGACGGCGGCAGGATCGCCATGCAGATCCTGCACACCGGCCGCTACGCCTTCAGCGAGCAGTCCGTCTCCGCCAGCGCCCTGCAGGCGCCGATCAGCCCCTTCGTGCCGCACGAGCTCACCGATGAGGAGATCGAGCGCACCATCGAGGACTTCGTCCGCTGCGCCGAGCTCGCCCAGCGCGCCGGGTACGACGGCGTCGAGGTCATGGGCTCCGAGGGCTACCTCATCAACCAGTTCATCGCGCCCGCCACCAACAAGCGCGAGGACCGCTGGGGCGGTTCCTTCGACAACCGCGTCCGCCTCCCCCTGGAGATCGTCCGCCGCGTCCGCGAGCGCGTGGGCGCCGACTTCATCCTCATCTACCGCCTGTCCATGCTCGACCTCGTGCCCGACGGCTCCACCTACGACGAGGTCGTCGAGCTCGGCAGGCGCATCGAGACCGCCGGCGCCGACATCATCAACACCGGCATCGGCTGGCACGAGGCCCGCGTGCCCACCATCGCCACCTCCGTGCCGCGCGGCGCCTACACCTGGATCACCCAGCGCCTCAAGAAGGAGCTGACGGTCCCGGTGGTGGCGGTCAACCGCATCAACACCCCCGAGGTCGCCGAGCGGATCATCGCCGAGGGCCAGGCCGACATGGTCTCCCTCGCCCGCCCGATGCTCGCCGACGCCGCCTTCGTCGCCAAGGCCGAGGCCGGCAGGGCGGAGGAGATCAACACCTGCATCGGCTGCAACCAGGCCTGCCTGGACCACACGTTCAGCCTCAAGATCACCTCCTGCCTGGTGAACCCGCGCGCCTGCCACGAGACCGAGCTGGTCCTGTCCCCCACCCGGACCCGCAAGAACGTGGCCGTGGTGGGCGCGGGCCCCGCCGGGCTCGCCTTCTCCGTGTCCGCCGCCGAGGTCGGCCACAGCGTCACCCTCTTCGACTCCGCGGCCGAGATCGGCGGCCAGCTCAACATGGCCCGCCGCGTACCCGGCAAGGAGGAGTTCAACGAGACCCTCCGCTACTTCCGCGTCCAGCTCGACAAGCACGGCGTGGACCTGCGCCTGAACACCACCGTCACCGCCGGTGACCTCGACGGCTACGACGAGGTCGTCCTCGCCACCGGCGTCACCCCGCGCACCCCGCCGATCCCGGGCGTGGACCACGCCAGCGTGGTCAGCTACGTGGACGTGCTGCGCGGCGGCGCCGAGGTCGGCGAGAGGGTCGCGATCATCGGCGCGGGCGGCATCGGCTTCGACGTCGCCGAGTTCCTCACCGACGGCGGGGACGACGCCAGCCAGGACCCGGACACCTTCTTCCGCCTCTGGGGCGTGGACACCGACTACAGGGAGCGCGGCGGCCTGGGCACCCCCGAGCGGCCCGCTCCGCCCCGCCGGGTCCACCTGCTCCAGCGCAAGACCAGCAAGGTCGGCAAGAACCTGGGCAAGACCACCGGGTGGATCCACCGCCTGGAGCTGCGCCACCGCGGCGTGGAGATGGTCGCGGGCGCCGACTACCGCCGGATCGACGACGAGGGCCTGCACCTGACCGTGGACGGCGAGGAGCGGGTGCTCGACGTCGACACCGTGGTGGTGTGCGCCGGGCAGGACCCGCGCCGGGACCTGGCCGAGGAGCTCACCGCCGCCGGGCGCACCGTGCACCTGATCGGCGGTGCCGACGTCGCCGCGGAGCTGGACGCCAAGCGCGCCATCAAGCAGGGCACCGAGCTGGCCGCCGCCCTGTAA
- a CDS encoding type II toxin-antitoxin system RelE/ParE family toxin, translating to MVVSWNVILLDEVHDWLLVLAKEDPRSADTVVAAIDMLAEVGPILGRPFVDVISHSRIHNLKELRPRTTGDTAIRVLFVFDPDRQAVLLVAGDKAGRWKQWYDRNIPLAELRYQRWLDGGYTEERG from the coding sequence ATGGTCGTGTCATGGAACGTAATCCTGCTTGACGAGGTACACGACTGGCTCCTGGTTCTTGCCAAGGAGGACCCGAGATCGGCTGACACGGTCGTTGCCGCGATCGACATGCTGGCGGAGGTCGGTCCGATACTCGGCCGCCCTTTCGTCGATGTCATCAGCCACTCACGAATCCACAACCTGAAGGAGCTGCGTCCCCGTACGACAGGAGACACGGCGATCCGGGTGTTGTTCGTCTTCGACCCGGACAGACAGGCCGTCCTCCTGGTCGCCGGAGACAAGGCAGGTCGCTGGAAGCAGTGGTACGACAGGAACATCCCGCTGGCCGAGCTGCGTTACCAGCGGTGGTTGGACGGTGGCTACACGGAGGAGAGGGGATGA
- a CDS encoding helix-turn-helix domain-containing protein: MSALARTWGESREEIIAAGGLDEGRIAEIGQGMRAEERAYRLAEVRRRHGIDQTTLAEQLGISQSRVSRIERGELDRSELATIRSYVEALGGTVEIVARFGDEALRVG; encoded by the coding sequence ATGAGCGCCTTGGCCAGAACCTGGGGTGAGAGCCGGGAGGAGATCATCGCGGCCGGCGGGCTCGATGAGGGACGCATCGCCGAGATCGGTCAGGGGATGCGGGCGGAAGAGCGCGCCTACCGGTTGGCCGAGGTCAGGCGTCGGCACGGCATCGATCAGACGACGCTGGCCGAGCAGCTGGGGATCTCGCAGTCGAGGGTGTCACGCATCGAGCGCGGCGAACTCGACCGGTCCGAACTGGCCACGATCAGGAGCTACGTCGAAGCCCTCGGCGGGACAGTGGAGATCGTGGCCAGGTTCGGGGACGAGGCGTTGCGTGTGGGTTGA
- a CDS encoding pyruvate dehydrogenase: MSRNTVAEQLVRTLLAAGVTRVYGVVGDSLNPVVDAVHSTDGIEWVHVRNEEAAAFAAAAQAQIDGKLAVCAGSCGPGNTHLVQGLYDAQRSGAPVLALASHIPSHQIGTGFFQETHPERLFGDVTEFRELVAHPDQMPRLARIAIQHALGTPGVAVLVLPGDVAGQKAAGPADTTPVTAGRATAWPAEDDVRELARRINEADTVALFCGAGVRHAHEEVMTLAERVNAPVGHTLRGKEWIQYDNPFDVGMIGLLGYGACYEALKEADLTVLLGCDFPYDDFLPKHNVVQVDHDPRRLGRRVPLQLGVHGDVAATLRALRPSVRRKDDDTFLKDVLRRHERALTRVVDAYTKNIEHHTPIHPEYVASILDSLAPDDTVFTVDTGMNNVWAARYLTPNGRRRVIGSFTHGTMANALPHAIGAAYAAPDRKVVSMSGDGGLSMLLGELITVQQHDLPIMTVVFNNSSLGMVRLEMMVDGMPAFETDHAPVDYSKVAEAVGMRAIRVEDPQDVREALHQALTANEPVLVDVVTDPNALSVPSKVTADQVTGFALSAGRTVLRGGVGSMIDLARSNLRNIPRP; this comes from the coding sequence ATGAGCAGGAACACCGTCGCCGAACAACTCGTACGCACGCTGCTCGCCGCGGGGGTCACCCGCGTCTACGGGGTCGTGGGCGACAGCCTCAACCCGGTCGTGGACGCCGTGCACAGCACCGACGGCATCGAGTGGGTGCACGTGCGCAACGAGGAGGCCGCCGCCTTCGCCGCCGCCGCGCAGGCCCAGATCGACGGCAAGCTCGCCGTCTGCGCGGGGTCCTGCGGCCCCGGGAACACCCACCTCGTCCAGGGGCTCTACGACGCCCAGCGCAGCGGAGCCCCCGTGCTCGCGCTGGCCTCGCACATCCCCTCGCACCAGATCGGGACCGGCTTCTTCCAGGAGACCCACCCCGAACGGCTCTTCGGAGACGTCACCGAGTTCCGCGAGCTGGTCGCCCACCCCGACCAGATGCCCCGGCTGGCACGGATCGCGATCCAGCACGCCCTCGGCACCCCCGGGGTCGCCGTGCTCGTCCTGCCCGGCGACGTCGCCGGGCAGAAGGCCGCGGGGCCCGCCGACACCACCCCCGTCACCGCCGGGCGTGCCACCGCCTGGCCCGCCGAGGACGACGTCCGCGAGCTCGCCCGGAGGATCAACGAGGCGGACACGGTCGCCCTGTTCTGCGGCGCCGGGGTCCGCCACGCGCACGAGGAGGTCATGACCCTGGCCGAGCGGGTCAACGCCCCCGTCGGGCACACCCTGCGCGGTAAGGAGTGGATCCAGTACGACAACCCGTTCGACGTGGGCATGATCGGCCTGCTCGGCTACGGCGCCTGTTACGAGGCGCTCAAGGAGGCCGACCTCACCGTCCTGCTCGGCTGCGACTTCCCCTACGACGACTTCCTGCCCAAACACAACGTCGTGCAGGTCGACCACGATCCGCGCCGTCTGGGCCGCCGCGTCCCCCTCCAGCTCGGCGTGCACGGCGACGTCGCCGCGACCCTGCGCGCCCTGCGCCCGTCGGTCCGCCGCAAGGACGACGACACCTTCCTCAAGGACGTGCTCCGCCGCCACGAACGCGCCCTGACCAGGGTCGTGGACGCCTACACGAAGAACATCGAGCACCACACCCCGATCCACCCCGAGTACGTGGCGAGCATCCTCGACTCCCTGGCGCCCGACGACACCGTGTTCACCGTCGACACCGGCATGAACAACGTGTGGGCCGCCCGCTACCTCACCCCGAACGGCCGCCGCCGCGTGATCGGCTCCTTCACCCACGGCACCATGGCCAACGCCCTGCCGCACGCCATCGGGGCCGCCTACGCCGCCCCGGACCGCAAGGTCGTGTCCATGTCCGGCGACGGCGGCCTGAGCATGCTCCTGGGCGAGCTGATCACCGTCCAGCAGCACGACCTGCCCATCATGACGGTGGTGTTCAACAACTCCTCGCTCGGCATGGTCCGGCTGGAGATGATGGTGGACGGCATGCCCGCCTTCGAGACCGACCACGCCCCGGTGGACTATTCCAAGGTCGCCGAGGCCGTGGGCATGCGGGCCATCCGGGTGGAGGACCCGCAGGACGTGCGGGAGGCTCTGCACCAGGCGCTGACCGCGAACGAGCCGGTACTGGTGGACGTGGTCACCGACCCCAACGCGCTGTCGGTGCCCTCCAAGGTCACCGCCGACCAGGTCACCGGCTTCGCCCTGTCCGCGGGCCGCACGGTGCTCAGGGGCGGTGTCGGCTCGATGATCGACCTCGCCCGCTCCAACCTCCGCAACATCCCCAGGCCGTAG
- a CDS encoding maleylpyruvate isomerase family mycothiol-dependent enzyme → MGPEECWRIIEKERLELADLLGELDESQLNTASLCEGWRVRDVAGHLAGVADPPSPGRMLLDVVRAGGSFHRLNRDSAIRNADRLGPRLADELRALAASRRLPAVTNYRNTLFDVLVHGQDISAPLGITRVMPVEAACAGATQVWSIGFPFHARRRLDGLRLTATDADWQVGSGAEVRGPIQALLLFLTGRTTALGSLSGAGMEAFRTSP, encoded by the coding sequence GTGGGTCCCGAGGAGTGCTGGCGCATCATCGAGAAGGAGCGGCTCGAACTGGCCGACCTCCTTGGCGAACTGGACGAGTCCCAACTGAACACCGCCTCGCTGTGCGAGGGATGGCGGGTCCGCGACGTGGCCGGGCACCTGGCCGGGGTGGCCGATCCACCCTCCCCCGGCCGGATGCTCCTGGACGTCGTGCGCGCCGGAGGCAGCTTCCACCGGCTGAACCGCGACTCGGCGATACGCAACGCCGATCGGCTCGGCCCACGACTGGCGGATGAACTGCGTGCGCTGGCGGCCTCACGACGGCTGCCCGCGGTCACCAACTACCGCAACACCCTCTTCGACGTCCTTGTCCACGGCCAGGACATCTCCGCCCCCCTCGGCATCACACGGGTGATGCCTGTCGAGGCCGCTTGCGCGGGCGCGACGCAGGTCTGGTCGATCGGTTTCCCCTTCCACGCGCGGCGACGGCTGGACGGCCTCCGGCTGACGGCCACCGACGCCGACTGGCAGGTGGGGTCGGGCGCGGAGGTACGCGGCCCGATCCAGGCCCTGCTGCTGTTCCTCACCGGCCGCACCACTGCACTGGGCTCCCTGTCCGGGGCGGGCATGGAGGCGTTCCGGACCAGCCCCTGA